The genomic stretch AGTCCCATGTAGCGGCACCTGCCGTTCTTCGGGATGACTTCAAGCGCATTGCTCGCGAAGTACGCCATGATGCCGCCGAAGTCTACAGGTACCGCGGTGAACGGCAGGCTCCGACCAAAGCACCGCCGCAGCGTTATGTGTGGAAGCGGGAGGAAACACGGTCCGGAGTGCGTTACCGCGTTGATCGTTCTCACCCGGTTATCCGGGCGCTTCTGCATTCCGGCTGCGATCATGACCGATTGCTGGATCGTGTGCTGGAGCTCGTGGAAGAGTCCATTCCCGTAGCCACCATGCTTCAGGAGCGTTCACGCGCGATTGACGGTTCTGCAGATCCCGCATCCGTAAGCGTGGAGAGCCTGATCGAGCTTGTAATTGCCGCCGAACAGTTTCTGATCCGTGCCGGACGCTCTCCTGTGGCCGCGCGAGACACAGTGCTGGCGGCTGAGCCATTTGTGCGTTTCCGGGAGCCACTCCTGCGAGCGCTACAGAATCCTTCAGCGAGACTGCCAACAAAGGAGAGCAACAATGACCACAGCGCCTGATCCATTTGCAGCAGTGTTCACGAAGGACAATTTTCTTGACCTGATTCTGCGCGGGTTCAGCGGCGCAGAGGAGCCGACAGTCGCACAGGTGGAAAGTGCGGTTGACAGTCTGATGATCGGGCCGTTCGAGCAATTGCGCACTGAGCGTGCAGCGATCATCGAAGATGCTCTTCGCCGGGTCCGGGTGCGAATCGGCGCGGCTTCGACGCTCGACGATGACAGTGGCCACGAAGACTGGCTTCCCCAGCTCGATCGTACAGGCTGGCGTCTGTGGCCTCGCCTGTCAGAGTATCTGAGACTCGAATCGCATCTCGCCCCTTCCGTTTTGAGAGAACTCGATCGTTCAACCGATCAGACGCTTGAACGGCTGGAGTCTCCGCTTCGTGACGGCCCCTGGGATCGTCGCGGCCTGGTGGTCGGCCATGTCCAGTCGGGCAAGACAACACACTACACATCGGTGATCGCCAAGGCACTCGATGCCGGCTACCAGATCGTCATTGTCCTCGCTGGCATTCACAAGAGCCTTCGCAGTCAGACGCATGAGCGGCTTGACAAGGATCTGATCGGAATCGATAGCGCCGCACTGCTGGAGGCGGCGCGGCGTGGAGAGGGACCTCCGGAAGGTGCAGCTGTCATCGGAGTGGGCCGGTTTGACCTTGAGCGTGGCCACGCCGACCTTCCGTTCACTATCCTGACTTGCACAACATCAGCGGATAATGGCGACTTCAGAACGACAATCGCCAGGCAGATCGGCTTTCGTGTGAGCCCGGGCACCCGACTGGTCATTGTGGTCAAGAAGAACAGGGGCATCCTCACCAATCTGCGAGACTGGCTGCGGGCACAGAACGCCGGCCCGGGCGAAACCGCCCGAATCCACGCACCAGCTCTGGTTATTGATGACGAGGCAGACCATGCCTCCATCAACACGAACGACCCCGAGGAAGATCCGACGACCATCAACCGGCTCATCCGTGAGTTGCTGTTGTCGTTCGACCGGGTGGGATTTGTCGGCTATACCGCCACACCATTTGCGAATATTTTCATCCCGTCGGGCCCACCCGATGGTGCATACGGCGATGATCTGTTCCCCAGGTCATTTGTCGTCAATCTCAAGGCACCATCTGATTATATCGGGCCATCGTTCGTATTCGGGCATCCCGGCGACGAATCCGTCGGATTGCCTGCACAGCTTCCGCTGCCGATGCATGTGCCTGTCAATGACTCTGCCCCTTGGCTTCCCGATGGTCACAAGAACGGTCATGTCCCAGGCCCGCTGCCGGCGACACTGTGCGAAGCGATCCGGCTGTTTGTGCTCGTCTGTGCGGCTCGCACCGTTCGGGGGCAGAACGCCGAGCACAGTACGATGCTCGTCCATGCAACACGCTTCGTCAATGTTCAGGACCGAGTCGCTCAGCAGATCGAAGAGGAGGTGAACACGCTCCGTAATGTAGTGACTCTGGGAGCGACGGCCAATGTAGAAGAAATGCGAGCCGTGTTCCGCGATATCTGGGAACGACGGGAGGGTCGTCACCACGACGCGTTCAGTACGGCACTCGGCGACAGATGCCAGCCTCTTCCGGATTTTGATGCGGTGTGGGAGCAGGTCCCGGATGCCCTGAATCGCATTCAGATCATGAAGGTGAACGGAAGCTCCACGGATGCTCTTGCATACTCGCGCACCCCTGAGGGCCTCTGGGTGATTGCCATAGGTGGGGACAAGCTGAGCCGGGGCCTCACTCTTGCGGGACTGTCCGTCAGCTACTTTCTCCGTACCTCGAAGATGTTCGACACACTCATGCAGATGGGCCGCTGGTTCGGCTATCGACCAGGCTATGCCGACCTGTGCAGGGTCTATACAACGGACTCACTCCATGTTGCCTTCCGCGAGATCGCTCTTGCAATGGACGATCTGCGCGCCGAGCTTGATCGGATGGCAGAAGCCAGAAAGACACCCGAAGAATTCGGTCTGCGGGTCCGGACACCGTCCGATGGGCTTCTGATCACGGCGGCTAACAAGATCCGCGATGGAGAAAAGGTCTTTGTCCGGTTCGCTGGCGAACTCGTGCAGGCGCTTGAGATCCAGAGAGTTGGCCCGCAGGGTGATGCCAACAGGGAGGCGGTACGAACCCTCATAGAGCGAGTCGGCCCGGGTTTCACAAGATCAGTGCGAGGAAGGAACTCGTCACACTTCCTCTGGAGCGATGTGCCGGTGGCCACGGTACTTGAGTTCCTCGAGAAGTACGAGGCTATTTCAACACCCAGCTTCTTCGGACGATGCGATGCCCTCCGTCGCTACATCCGGGAACGAGCCACACAGGGTGAGCTGCACAGCTGGACGGTTGCAGTCATTTCACGGGGCAACAGCCCCGCAGGGGAAGTGACGATTGCCGGAGTTGAGTTTCCGCGGGTCATCCGCGGCCCGAAGGATGCACCCATTCCTTCAGATCGGTTTGCCACTCAGGCGGTCGTAGGCTCTGCGGACGAAGCAGCTGATCTGACGCAGGAGGAGTATGCACAGGCTCTCGCTCTGTCACCATCGCCGCGTAACAAACCTGATGAGCGGCCGACTTCTCCTGCACGGGAAAAAGTTCGAGAAGTCCGGGGTTCATCGGGACGCGGATATCTGATGCTCTATCTCATCAAGGATCCCAACCCAGACAATCCGGTGGAGTTCATTCCCTCGGCGGCCATCAGCTTCCCTGAGTCGGCAACTGCTCAGCCACTGGCTTACACCGTCAATGAAACATGGCGACGGGAGTACGGACTGTTTGATCTGGAGGATGGCGATGCCGACGCTACTTGATGACTGGCAGCGAATGCGTCTCAGTACAGTTCCTGCGAGCGATCCAGGCTACGCGCTTGAGCTGCGGGTATCCCGACCCGGGATTCGCGTCTTCCTTGCGCTACAGCAGCCGGGCCAGAACCCGGCGCTGGTCGTAGAACTGCCCGCAGCCATCCGGCCTCGGGCTCTTTCCAGCTTTTCGACGAGGGCGTTCGAGGTCGTGCTTGCCGCCTTTCCGGGTCTCCCGGATGGACACATCGGTATTGCGATCAACCTCATGGATACAAGCTTCGATGATCTGTTCGCCATGCTGGCCGATGAGATTCTTGCGGCGGTATCGGATTCATCGAGCCCCGATCAGGCTGTGCAGGCAATCAACCGCTGCATCGCAAGGTGGCGTCGTTTCGTCGATTCGGGTCGCAGATCGCTTACGGACGAAGAAGTGCGCGGTCTGATCGGAGAACTTGCAGTCCTGGGACGCCTTTCGCGAAGAATCGGGTTCCTGAACGCTCTGGCCGCCTGGCGTGCTCCGCTGGACTCGATCCGTGACTTCGAGCTCGACAACAGCTCGTTGGAAGTGAAAACCTATCAGGTACAGGCTGGTCCCTCCCTGCGGATCAATGACCCGGCCCAGCTTGAACCGAGTCCGGAGAGACCGCTTCATCTGTGTGCGGTTCGGCTGGCCCCGACCGATGCCGGGCGGACACTTCCTGAAGTGATTCGGTTGATCTGCGATACCTATTCATCTCAGCAGAGTGGCATCACCCAACTGGAAGACCTGCTCGCCTCCTACGGCTATCTTGCATCTCAAGCCCGGACATACACAGACCGCTTCTCGATCGGCCCTGTCCATGTCTTCGCGGTAGATGAGGGCTTTCCACGCATCCGCCCGCTGGCCGTTCCGGCGGGCGTGGAGGATGTTCGCTTTGCCATTCCGATCGGCGCACTCGCCCGCTACGAGGTTTCCGCAGATGAAGTACTCGGGCCGCCGGCGAGCACACTGGAGGCCGTAAGCTGATGTCCACTCCCGAGCGGTTCCTGAACACACTGCTGTCTGATGCCTTCGATCACGCGCACGATCCGGAGCATGGCGGGCTGCGACTCTCCGCATTGCTTGCCACCATTCTGAATTACTTGGAGGATGCGGGCGTGGTCAGCGATCCGAGATCATCCTACCTGTTCCAGGAAGGATCGAATTTTGCAGCTGAATGCCACGCTTACGCCTGCGATACCGAAGATGATATTCTCTCGCTGTTCTACTGCGTTGACGCCACTGAATCCATTCCGCTCGGCGACGATGCCGAGGTCACATCGGTCGGCAAGGAGGCGTTGGACAGGGGTTTCCGCCGCCTCGAATCAGTTGTGAAGCGCGCAAGAGAGGGTAAGCTCGACACCCTCGAGCCATCTCAGGCCGCCAGTGAGCTGGTTGAGCTTATCAAGGAATGCGAAGCCGCCGGGCGTCAGATCGAACTGCATGTGATTGCAACGGGGACAGTATCGGATCGTGCCGCATTCTCGGAGAGCAAGGACAGCTACCGGCGGGAGGTATGGGATGTGGTGCGCCTCGCTCGAACCTGCGGTGCAGGAAGCGGGGAGACGGTTTCGATCAACTTCTTGGAGGAGTATGGCCAGTCCCTGCCGTGCCTCCTGACCAAAGAGGGCGCAGACGGGATCCGTGTGCTGCTCACCTGCATACATGCTCCCGTTCTTGCGGGCATCTACAACACGTATCGTGCGCGACTCCTTGAACGCAATGTCCGCTCGTTCCTGCAGTTCACCGGAAAGGTCAACAAGGGAATACGGACGACGCTGCTCAATGAGCCACATCGATTTCTTGCCTACAACAACGGCCTGTCTGCTACTGCGGCCCGTGTTGATCTTGATGGCACCAGCAGTGACCTGGCCCGGATTACTGCCG from Phycisphaerales bacterium encodes the following:
- a CDS encoding Z1 domain-containing protein, yielding MTTAPDPFAAVFTKDNFLDLILRGFSGAEEPTVAQVESAVDSLMIGPFEQLRTERAAIIEDALRRVRVRIGAASTLDDDSGHEDWLPQLDRTGWRLWPRLSEYLRLESHLAPSVLRELDRSTDQTLERLESPLRDGPWDRRGLVVGHVQSGKTTHYTSVIAKALDAGYQIVIVLAGIHKSLRSQTHERLDKDLIGIDSAALLEAARRGEGPPEGAAVIGVGRFDLERGHADLPFTILTCTTSADNGDFRTTIARQIGFRVSPGTRLVIVVKKNRGILTNLRDWLRAQNAGPGETARIHAPALVIDDEADHASINTNDPEEDPTTINRLIRELLLSFDRVGFVGYTATPFANIFIPSGPPDGAYGDDLFPRSFVVNLKAPSDYIGPSFVFGHPGDESVGLPAQLPLPMHVPVNDSAPWLPDGHKNGHVPGPLPATLCEAIRLFVLVCAARTVRGQNAEHSTMLVHATRFVNVQDRVAQQIEEEVNTLRNVVTLGATANVEEMRAVFRDIWERREGRHHDAFSTALGDRCQPLPDFDAVWEQVPDALNRIQIMKVNGSSTDALAYSRTPEGLWVIAIGGDKLSRGLTLAGLSVSYFLRTSKMFDTLMQMGRWFGYRPGYADLCRVYTTDSLHVAFREIALAMDDLRAELDRMAEARKTPEEFGLRVRTPSDGLLITAANKIRDGEKVFVRFAGELVQALEIQRVGPQGDANREAVRTLIERVGPGFTRSVRGRNSSHFLWSDVPVATVLEFLEKYEAISTPSFFGRCDALRRYIRERATQGELHSWTVAVISRGNSPAGEVTIAGVEFPRVIRGPKDAPIPSDRFATQAVVGSADEAADLTQEEYAQALALSPSPRNKPDERPTSPAREKVREVRGSSGRGYLMLYLIKDPNPDNPVEFIPSAAISFPESATAQPLAYTVNETWRREYGLFDLEDGDADAT
- a CDS encoding PD-(D/E)XK motif protein, which translates into the protein MKHGDGSTDCLIWRMAMPTLLDDWQRMRLSTVPASDPGYALELRVSRPGIRVFLALQQPGQNPALVVELPAAIRPRALSSFSTRAFEVVLAAFPGLPDGHIGIAINLMDTSFDDLFAMLADEILAAVSDSSSPDQAVQAINRCIARWRRFVDSGRRSLTDEEVRGLIGELAVLGRLSRRIGFLNALAAWRAPLDSIRDFELDNSSLEVKTYQVQAGPSLRINDPAQLEPSPERPLHLCAVRLAPTDAGRTLPEVIRLICDTYSSQQSGITQLEDLLASYGYLASQARTYTDRFSIGPVHVFAVDEGFPRIRPLAVPAGVEDVRFAIPIGALARYEVSADEVLGPPASTLEAVS